The genomic interval TTCGGATGATTCAGTTTTCCGAGTGACGGGAACGGCTGACCGTTGTCGAGCCCCGATGCGTTCGATGCGTCATACAACGTGACCGACCAGAAGAGTTTCGCGGGGATGTCCGGCGGCAGCGTGACCTTGTAGTTATGGTCGCCGGTTAGCGGTTGCCCCGACGCGTCATTGAACGCAATCATGTAGAAAGCGCCTTTGCCTGGCGTCATTGATACCATGCCTGGGCTGATCGAATAGTAATCGGTGAAGAACCACACGCGCGCATCGAGATCCCGATATCCGCTGCTGCTTGACGTAAAACTCAGATCGTTCGAGGCATTCGGCCAGCGTGCCGTGACGTTGTTGACGGGGTTGACCCATTGACGGTCGTTGTACACGCGAATGTCCTTATCGGCCTGCAATCCGATCACACGGCTGGTGCTGTAGCCCGTTTTCGCGGCGTCAGCGAAGATTTTCCTCGTGCGAGCGTCCGGCTCGAATGGCTTGCCCTTCACAATGCCGAGGCCAGCAAGCATACCCATCCAGTCCTGATCCGCGAGATTGCTGCCTTCCGTATCAACGAGATACTTGAGGTCCTGAAACGCGGCAAAATTACTTCTCGGCAGCATGTCGTGCCCGGATCCTGATGCATCGAAGAATTTCATCTTCGCAGCACTCTCCTGTTTCCCGAGCGGATACAGGACGCATTGCCTGAGCAGATCACTTGCCGGTGCGATGTTATCGAGCGACTGGTAGAACGAGCGCAGGAAAATAAAGATATTGTTGGTGCTGGAGCGGTACACGTAGTAGCCCGATGGCACGTCGCCGGAGTAGCCGGGCGGGAGAATCAGGAATTTTCCACCGGCACCGCCGTCCGGGCCTGGCAATCCAACGTCACCGAAATAGGCAGTGCCGTTGACTGTCGGCCCCGGGATAGGTCGTTGCCACATGTCGAGGAGAATGCCCTGCAACTTGGGCGGTGCCTCGAATACGAGCGGGCCCGTATCGGCAAGGTTGACAAACACCATGCCGTAGATGAGGTCCGAATTTGGCGTGGTGATGAGCGTTTTTGCATCGAGACGTTTAGCCCAGATTGCCATCGTGTTGTAGCCGGTACCGTACGCTTGGGCGAAGCCGTCACGCATGCCCATC from Paraburkholderia phytofirmans PsJN carries:
- a CDS encoding DUF1254 domain-containing protein, encoding MFRQCAHRSKVVIAAGLVASSLVAHADAQTSRFDALANSAFVKGRPTADTAKALKDELLFQRATQTYLWAMPLLNTMGMRDGFAQAYGTGYNTMAIWAKRLDAKTLITTPNSDLIYGMVFVNLADTGPLVFEAPPKLQGILLDMWQRPIPGPTVNGTAYFGDVGLPGPDGGAGGKFLILPPGYSGDVPSGYYVYRSSTNNIFIFLRSFYQSLDNIAPASDLLRQCVLYPLGKQESAAKMKFFDASGSGHDMLPRSNFAAFQDLKYLVDTEGSNLADQDWMGMLAGLGIVKGKPFEPDARTRKIFADAAKTGYSTSRVIGLQADKDIRVYNDRQWVNPVNNVTARWPNASNDLSFTSSSSGYRDLDARVWFFTDYYSISPGMVSMTPGKGAFYMIAFNDASGQPLTGDHNYKVTLPPDIPAKLFWSVTLYDASNASGLDNGQPFPSLGKLNHPKENDDGSTTLYIGSKTPKGKEGNWLATPPNRGFFSILRLYAPTQAAIDGSWKPGDIERVK